In Lonchura striata isolate bLonStr1 chromosome 3, bLonStr1.mat, whole genome shotgun sequence, the sequence agctttGATGAGCACCTGCTCCGGACGGTAAAGCTGCTCGAAGCCTCAACGATGGGACCCTCTCAGTCCCACGGTGATGACAGGACACTCTGTTCTGAGGACAGTGGCATTGGTGTGGACAGTGAGTCCCTCAAAGAGTTTGGTGCTCTCAGCCAGCACGGAGCACAGCCAGGTGACTCCTGTGCACACGGACATCCATCCCGAAAGCATGCCAGAGCCGCGGAGCGTGTGAGCATGGGCACAGCTGCATCCCATGGCTGTGCTCTTGGAAGGCATTTTAAAGACATGTTTCATTCATCTGTACAAAGCAGGGAAGGGACTTCTTGTCAGGGTGGAGTTACAGAAGCCACTTCTGCTGTGCCCCAGTATGCAAGCTTGTGCAAAAGCCATTCCGACAACTCCTTGCAGTCTGATTCTACTCAGGAAGGTGAACGTTTCAAAATCTGCGAATCAACAGATTTTCCTtcagatgaggatgaggatgatgatgatgaagaagaagaGAGCACGCTGGGGGAGGATGATGACAGCACAAGTTTATCAGAAATGGGGAAGGATGCTCTGCCAAGGTCCCTGTCTTCACCTGCACTCACTGATAACATTCAAAGGCAGTCCATCAAAAGGACAGAGAATGCAGATACAGAAGAAATCATTTTGAAGATGAAAGATGCCATCAGTGAAAAAATCAAGTTCGTCCCAGCTAAATCCAGGCGTAAAGAATGGATAGAGGATGAGAGTGGAAGAGCAGTCCTAGCAAAGAGGCCCAGTACAGCAACAGGCAGACAGAGAAGGTTTGGGAAACAACGACGGTCCAGGTCAGAGGAGTCCCTCAGAAGCCAGGCAGAAGACCCAACTCTTCTAGAGCTTCAGAGGACTCAAAAAGAGCTCAGCAAACGGCTGGAAATGTTGTATGGAAAGGATATGGCTAGCAACCTGGAGCTTTGGAAATCAAGAACAGCACCTTATTTGAAGGATGATCAAATTACATCTAGGTCCTCCCGCAAGCTGAAGGCAGGCCTCTCAAAAAATTTCAGCATCCTGCCTAACCAGGATAAAGTCCCTTTGTTCACATCTGATCAAAATCCTGTCCTGAATGAAAAGAGAGTCAGGAAGCCTGTAAGAGCTACTGTGCCTTCTCAGGAGACATCAGGAGCCAAAGAAAATGAGCCTTCTGGAGCACAAATGTTGagtggcagcagctgtgccccccGGCAGTCTGTCAAAAAACTGATTGAAACCTTCAGTCCTACTGATGATCTTGCAAAAGCCAAACCTCTAAGATCCTTAGGACCAATAAAGTGCATCAGAAAATTTGGACTTCCAGTCATCCCACCCACCACTCCCTTTCAGAGGGGCCTGGCACCTTTAAATCTTAAGCATCGTGTTTCACCAGTAGAAGACACAAACACCAATGATGTTTCTTCTAGGTTTCCAAATGCCTTCCTTCCTTCACCACCTGCAGAATTAAGCAAGAAGGACACAAAGGAAGAGACCGATGAAGACACTGAGAacctgccaccaccaccacctgaAATGTTAATGGACACTTCTTCTGAAAATTTATCCGAGCCTGAAGAAACTGCAAGAATAGAAGGAAACTCTTTGGAAGATGCCAAAAAGACCACCAAACCAGAATTGCATGCTGCTAGGAGATCACAAGTTTCCCCAAAAATGAAAGCCTCCCTTCAGTCCATCGATTTATTGCCAAGCAAAAATATCAGCAGCCCCAGTGTGGTGACTAATAAAGGTCCAAGGAATACCCCCAGGTCAGGGGATGAGAAACTGCAGAGATACTCTCTGGAGCTGAACCCTACCAATGTGCGTATCCCCAGCCAGGAGGAGATATTGGAAACCCAGAGGAAAGAGGCTGCGGATTTATACAAGCAAACCCATAAAATTATTCCTCTTCAGAATCCCAGTGGGGTTTCAAACCCACCCAGCAACAGCTCAGAGAGCAAGGGGCCCAACTCACCTGTACCTTCAGTGCCACACCAGAAGCACGGCTCTCCCGATCCGCTCCGGAGCAACGAAAAGGGCTCACTGTTCACCAGGAGGGTCTCCCCAACGAGAACTGCTCCTTCTTCACCAACTGAGAAATGGCTTTTCAGCCCCCCAGCGCATCACAGGCATTCTCTGCAGGCTTTCAGCAGCACGCAACCAAGCTCACCCACCATGCCGAGGAAACCCAGtcccccctccagccccagggTGCCCAGCCCACCTTTGCAGAAGAAGCTGCCTTCTCCACCACCACAACGAAAACCCCTCAGCCCTCCTGTGGGGCACAAGCAAAGCTCACCGACAGCACAGCGGCTGGCAGGCTCCCCCACTCCATTCCCCaccaccccctccccaccagccTCCCCATCTCGCTCCTACAAGGGGccaagggctgggctggaggctggggaCGAGCACCAGCTCTCCTCCTCCAAGAGGAGCAGCAACGTCCGTTCCATATTTTGCCCGGCCACCTCTTCCTTATTCGAAGCCAGACCTCCAGTGGTACCCAGCAAGGGCACTGCTGAGGTGACCAGCcagcctgaagctgcagcacaTTCCCAGAAGAGCAGCCTGCTGTTCCGGCAGGCAGGTGACCGCACCAGGAAGCTGTCCCTGAGTGCCAGCAATCCTCAGCCCTTCGTAAGGAGAAGTTTCTCTGACCGCCGCCCAGGGGTCCAGCCTCATCTCCCAGCTCCTCTAACAGCTGGCAGTGAACCTGCACTTCACCAAGCAAGGTAAGGAATTTCATGCCAGAAAAGCAGACCTATAGCACTGAACTTCTGAACTTCTGATGGGAGTTTAAAGCTGTTAAGAGGTTTCTCAGAAAGGTGTCCTGTTCATGTGCAGAAAAGATGGCTGGGCAAAGATAGCACTGTATGATCATTGTCAGTCCCTTCTAGCTGAAATAATCTGTTCCGTTTTCTTGCCTCAGATTTCAGTAGACTACCAGTCTGAATGAAGAGAAGAGTTAACTTTCCATGGCTTGCTCAAGCCTTACCCTTACACATAAGTTGTGACAGGCACCCCAGGGAAAATTCAGAGTTGGCTTCATGGCACAGAACTCCCCTTATTTGTGTGGGGGCTAAGGGCATCCACATTCAATTCTTAAAAAGCTCTGAAGTAGCCCTCAGgttataaacataaatatttatgaGAAGATAGGCTTGGGCCAAGAGGAGGGGTTCTAATCCAGTATAAACTGTTCATCTGAAAGCTGTGGGAGAATGTTTCAATAGGTAAGAATGAGAGACAGATAATATATAGGCAAGGATCTGTGTGGACAAAAGTATAGGCTGGAATTTTATGCTTCTTGTGCACACTTTCAGACCTAGGTGCTAATGTCAAGTCTGCTGGGTCCACAGCCCAAGGCTAGTTTTCAAAAACATCCCATGGCTACTGGAGATGCATTgttctgaaaaagaaatctaaataCCAACACATCTCAGTTCTATGTTTATAAAAAGTGGTGGcctcttattaaaaaaatgggATCAGCTTTAAATTTTGTCTATcacctaagaaaaaaaataacataaaaccAGACAGTAAAGAGAAGTGGGTATTTGGGAATACTCAAAGATGTGTAACAGCCTGGAAGTGCAGTGCTGTTATTCTAGTTTCTTAACATCTTAGGATGTGTAAGTCAATTAAGCTTTAAGCTTCTCTGGTAACCTTTCCACACATGAGCAGTATTTTTGCTCTTACCCCAGAAGAGCTGCAGTCACCTGACTCATTCCCTTGAGGAGGGATAGGGATTGGCAAAATCAGCCCCAACAGGATGAAATTGCACCTGCAGGTGCACAAGCACTCCGGGCTCTGTGAGCACAGGGACAGTCATGGGCACTGAGGACAGATTTCCAGGCATTCCCACTCCAAAGACAGAATAAGGACTAAGTATTCCATGCTGGTAGTAGAGGAATGTGCTGAACAAAACATGTAAAACACACTGGGAAATGCAAACTATTTTTCATTCCCAGTTCTAATATTGCATTGTAGTCTGACAATAGAATATTTCCTAAAATTCCTGTGCAGTGTCCTGGGTTTTCTGTTGTTTCTATGTACTGTGTGAAGTCAGTTTTGTCTTCTACAATGCCTACCagtagaaataaatgttttccaaAGAGTTTTTATCTAAAATCTTACAAGACAAAAACCTGGGCAGTTTTATGGATgcattttattcatttattataAATTGCTAATTTATACTTCAATGGGGTGTATTATCTTTCTGTCATAGTCTGTCGGAGTATAGTGAGTAATATAAAAAACTCACTGTAAATAAAATCATCCCTTTCATGAAAAAAAGTCATATATCCTAGTGTTATGATCTACAAGTATCTTGGAAGAACAAAATACATCCTAGGTCAAATTCAGCTTATCATTTATCCCAATGAACACCAACAATAGCACTAGTCAGTTATGCCAAATTTATATCAACATAAGCAAAAGGGAAATTTAGAGCATTAATTACCACACACACTGATTTAAGATGCAATACACAACTGTGTGTTTTCTTACACCCAAAATAAGCTGCCTGGAGTAAATTTTATGGACCTTGCATTGAATGGCCTAAAATGAATATCACAGCCAATGGGCTAATGGGCAGAGAAGGACCATTTTAGGAATGAACATGGGAAAAAAGATCTGAGAGCTCTTCACATCACTCAggtcctctcctcctgcccaggaCTGGGGTGGTTGCCACAGCTGTGAGCACCACATCACCCTGTGCAGATGCTGAGCCCTGCTCTTTTAGCAGGTGCCTTCATAGACAAAGCACCACACTTTGATCCATCTTTCTCCTCCAAGTCCAATTAACAGCCTGGACTTTCTTTGCTTTGTAATTCATCCAGATGACAGAGGAAAATATCAAAATGTCTgaacctaaacctaaacctaaacctcCTCATTGTAGCAATGTTTGCATCTGGTATCAAATTCACGAGCCACTACGACACAGCTGTCagtctcctttcctctccttgtTTTACCTCTTCTTTCCAAACACAGCAATAccttttttggtgtgtgtggtGTTTTCCtgtgttatttttctgtgttattaGCAGTTTCATTAGTAGAAGGGGGAGGACACAGAGTCAAACCTGAGATACTATCAATCTTTCATAGGAAAAACATTCTGAAGACCAGTGAGTTATCCAGTTTGTCCCAGGCTCATAAACTCAGGGATATAAGAGGTATATCCCCCCCACTTTTTCCATACCAAATTAAAACATCAGTTTTCTAAGAAGCAGGTTGCCAAAGATAATCTGGCAGAGCTTGTGCAAGCAAAAAGAGGCAGCTGAGTTGCTCCTCCCACACACCCCCTTTTagcagaaaaacacacacaaaaaaagaggCAATTTCCATATTCTTTTGCAAGCTTGCATTGATGGGTATTAAATGTCAGTGTTGTGCATGGATTTGTGTGTCTCCTGCACACTCATTGCTCTCCTAGAAGGCAAAACTCACTCTTTCTCCAAACATGTCTTCTGCCCATACCATGTTGTAATGAATATCAGGATTTAAAACATTAGTAGCCCTAACtagggctggagctgtagcttttcttttaatcttAGATCTTACCTGACAGGAACTTCAGTTCTCAACTCAGTTCAACTGGTTCCTATTTAATCAACCTGTGGTTGGATAGACTGAGATAATTTGGCTGGTTTCTAAGCCTGGTCATTTAACAGCAATCAGCAATTATTGGCATCTCAACAATTATTGGCATCTCATCTCACAACATATACAATTTCTCTGCTCATAGATTCTGTTAATCTGTGATACAGTTTCTGTGTATGCACCTTAACAAAATTGTATTTCATTTAGACTGCTCCTCTCCTGAGTGGtagagcagagaaagaagacaaaattaTATTGTCTTTAACATAGTGTTCAATGAGAGCTTGAGAATAGACTGGGTTGACTAAATCAGGCTCAAAGCAAGTAGCCCAGATGAACCCTTCTGCAACTGGGGGATATTTGAATCGGAATTTGTTTCATGACTGGACATGTATCACAAATCTCTTCATTTAGCAGTTCAAATCATTGAAGTCCTAGCAGTTAAGAGTAGGAACACTACAGCTTGTCTGTAGTTGAAAGCTCATTCAGTTTAGCATTTAAAATACAGTCATGATTCCCAGATAGCTCTGAAATATTTCCCCATGTCGAGCTTAAACCACATTAATGAGCTGCAGCAACACAGGGCACACTTCTCACACTGCAGCAGGAAGACACAGAGATACCCATGACTAGATCCACTGCTATGATCAGTCTTGATATATAAAGTCCCTGCACCCCTAGCGAGTGCCAGAGCAACCTCAAGAACATCATTTTCACTTTCTGTGTCTCAGTGCTCCTGTCACCAGAGTGAGAGCAGCAGATGTGTCATAGCAGAATTCCCCTCCCACAGTCATGCTGGCATGCTCAGAAATCACTGTAACCAGGCTAGGTAAGACCTTTCCGTTCCTTCAGCAGTCTGAAACAAGACTTTTCACTCAAATCTGCCCCTGTCTGCAGGGAAACCCAGTCTCACACTGATCCCCTGTTAAGCACACAGAATGTTTTCTTCCCAGGAGAGGTCTGGGAGGGAGGAGGACGGTGCCTTTGGCATGACAAGAGTAAAATCTGGGGAAGTATGGCTTTGTTAGCCCCCCTTGAGGGCTCCCCTGACAGgggaaaccctcctggagcagttttGTGTCAGAAAAAGAAGATGCACAGGACTTTTTTGGTCTtcagtttcttgttttattgttatcttaccaaaacttcagcacactgtctACACCAGACCTTGCATGCATGAAAACAGCACGAAAATGGCTAACAATCTTGTgttacaaggccttttaagcctaatcaaaaactaagttgcccaattaagaagtgacacctagattattttcccttctaacccaataactgacccctaaagacccacaatgcagatttttctacccaattacaagataccacccaaacccatg encodes:
- the PCARE gene encoding photoreceptor cilium actin regulator, which encodes MGCTPSRSETDSTAARSGLNALNKPKSVFPIDLRDKGIPLLVKGSSCYNIDEYGIQRKDYLEEEEEDRLSDLDKNDNVQLSSKTHSDSQISREGKKIERTATDAEVIMSELIESQKHIAESIEIRKQTSCESEASAFVWDDKNESNAKQIPKKGRKKKTHKLARQGQPNKNKEKSILAPCETEKKVDFPELLVKAHQSAYAYLHPNLSKYETILHMASQATQTQLFLQQMISFLVLRFDEINQLLEEIARDGENLLKDVGGNLAWPAEKDDLKEHPDLLQQLLQYTVNKMQLVSGMLASLTSNALQETCSYLQSAASNLEGKLKAKQSFDEHLLRTVKLLEASTMGPSQSHGDDRTLCSEDSGIGVDSESLKEFGALSQHGAQPGDSCAHGHPSRKHARAAERVSMGTAASHGCALGRHFKDMFHSSVQSREGTSCQGGVTEATSAVPQYASLCKSHSDNSLQSDSTQEGERFKICESTDFPSDEDEDDDDEEEESTLGEDDDSTSLSEMGKDALPRSLSSPALTDNIQRQSIKRTENADTEEIILKMKDAISEKIKFVPAKSRRKEWIEDESGRAVLAKRPSTATGRQRRFGKQRRSRSEESLRSQAEDPTLLELQRTQKELSKRLEMLYGKDMASNLELWKSRTAPYLKDDQITSRSSRKLKAGLSKNFSILPNQDKVPLFTSDQNPVLNEKRVRKPVRATVPSQETSGAKENEPSGAQMLSGSSCAPRQSVKKLIETFSPTDDLAKAKPLRSLGPIKCIRKFGLPVIPPTTPFQRGLAPLNLKHRVSPVEDTNTNDVSSRFPNAFLPSPPAELSKKDTKEETDEDTENLPPPPPEMLMDTSSENLSEPEETARIEGNSLEDAKKTTKPELHAARRSQVSPKMKASLQSIDLLPSKNISSPSVVTNKGPRNTPRSGDEKLQRYSLELNPTNVRIPSQEEILETQRKEAADLYKQTHKIIPLQNPSGVSNPPSNSSESKGPNSPVPSVPHQKHGSPDPLRSNEKGSLFTRRVSPTRTAPSSPTEKWLFSPPAHHRHSLQAFSSTQPSSPTMPRKPSPPSSPRVPSPPLQKKLPSPPPQRKPLSPPVGHKQSSPTAQRLAGSPTPFPTTPSPPASPSRSYKGPRAGLEAGDEHQLSSSKRSSNVRSIFCPATSSLFEARPPVVPSKGTAEVTSQPEAAAHSQKSSLLFRQAGDRTRKLSLSASNPQPFVRRSFSDRRPGVQPHLPAPLTAGSEPALHQASLEKSPRKAGDSWNSSGVPESKESNRSASHPELYVVGQGLQRD